A segment of the Ipomoea triloba cultivar NCNSP0323 chromosome 1, ASM357664v1 genome:
CGCTAAGTAAAACCTCATTCTCCCTCATAAAGATACATAGATATACATTGATAATCAAAATAGGTTTTCACACAACACCTATAGATATATGTCAATGAAACCACCATCAATAGGACATCAAGATACTAAAACTCAACATGCTGAATAAGGTTCAAACCAAAGACTCCTTAATAGAACATAATGTCAAAGGGACAACTCCAATATACCACAAGACAAGAAACTCAATAGCTAAGTACTCAAGATAAGGACATAACCCCAGCAACTCAAGAAACAAGCGTAGCAGTCAAGCAAGAATATCTCAATGCTCATACACcaggaaatacatatatacatgcatacacaatatagGTTTATAGGCTTAGTTCTAATCTTACACCATTTCCAACCGAACACCAGTCCATCCGAAACACTAATCCAACCACAACACCATAAAATGGAGTCGGAGCTCATGCTGCCTATCCAATAGAGCCGAAGCTCAATGTTGCCTATCCAATAGAGCCGAAGCTCAATGTCGCCTATCCAGTTAGTTAATATCCATATACCATATATAGTTAGGAGACGGAGCTCAAATGCCGCCAATCCAAGGTTTCACACATAAATATAGAGTTCCAAGGAATATTTCTCAAGAATCCAAAGTTCATAATATATACCAAGCTCATATCCAATACCAAAGGTGCATACTCATACACACGCACAATCCACGGTgaatactcatactcatacacacacacacacacacaatccAAGGTGAATACTCATATCTGCCTACTCGGGCATGTCTTCCTTGTCCTCGTCTACTTGTGCTCTTGGTCGATAGTTGGCGGCTCCGACTTCCTCTTAATCATCGGGTCAACCTAGGCACTGAGTCGCCACTTCGGTCGCCTAGCTTTTCAGGTCGCCAAGTATCTCGGTCTCTAGATTGATCGACTGCGATCCTTAGTCGGTCTTTAGTTTATTCAGTCCCGCCGCTTCAGGTCATCTTCCATTGGTCGTGATTTTATGACTTTGGGGTATGTCAATCAAAAGATTTGTTTGGGGTTACCCCAGGTATTATCGTTCTCTCGAGGAGGTCAAGTAGGAAGTATTGCTTAGCTCTTAGTCTAGGGAATGCCTTGTGAATCCATAATTCGCCATATCACGAACAAACAATGAATAAAAGAATTGTTGTTGTAGTTTGAACAAAATAAAGAACCAATGAATGAAATCAAATAAAGAAAGATAGGGAATGAATTGTGAGCAATCATGATGCATCATTGTGTATCTTTTCCATAGGAGAATTGGCTTGTGTGGTTGTTTATTCTCGGGTGACTTGCTATTACCGTTCACCTTTGGTCTACTAGGAACTCTCTAGCTTTGGAGTGTTTTTAGGCAACCAAGAGGCATAgaggcattttcacaaacacttttCCTACATCACCTTGCCGAATCATACTTCTCTAGTCTAAACTAGGAAATCACAATTGATTAGAGCTATATTTGGCCTTTCATTTTTTAGCTGATGGCGTTTTTTTGTATAGTTTCTATCTTTCATAGGCATCGACTATATGTGGTCTCTTTTCTTTGCTACTTTGTATGGGCTTGGCCCTTTCTTTTTGATTAATAAAGTtgatcctttaaaaaaaaacaattgatcAGAGCTACATCAAGCCTAGCAATATCTTCCCTAGCCTTGATGCCTTAGATCATTCAATGAGTTGCGAACCTCAAAGAAAACACATACAAATCATCAATCATGAACAAGAATAAATTCTCCAATCCACACAATCCAATCTCCAAATTAGGAATTAAGAATCCACACTTTGCATCATGAAATTCCATAACTCAATCCCTAATAGAAAATTACCTACTCATGATAGAAAATGTAAAACCTAACTGCATAAATGGGAAATGGAAATTGAAATCTAAATTGCAAATAAGATGAAAATAGAAATAGAGATTTACTTAAACAAAAGCAATAGAATTCCAAATCAAAGCTTGAATGTATCTTCTCCAACAAGATTGCAAGGAAATGTAAATGTTTATCTCACTACAATCTAAGTGTGAGCTCTACCTTCTTTCTagaaaaagctaattaaaattgtaaaactAAAGGAACCTCTTAAAATATCTAACATAATGCCTTAAATAGCTTCCTCCAATTTCCCTTGGTAAAATGCTTCACGCCATGACCCATCCACGCCATGTCCACACGTGGATGGCACATGGAAAACATCATTTAACAGCCATCTCTCCTTCTCCACATGTTGACTGGTGGCGTGGATGTTGCTGGATATTTTCCATGCTATGTCGATGCGTGGAAGTGTGTATTGACTTCCTCTGGCCTCTTCTCCTTTGTTTTCTTCACTTACCAAGTTCACATGCTTTCCTTTTAAGCCTAAAAAAACCTATAAAACCATCCAAAGTGTGCCAAGAGTGGAGCTTTGCAATTGATTAACACATTAGAGCATAAAATATCATAGATTAGCCACAAAACGATATGAAATAAGCACAATTGCACCCCTTAATTAGACCATTTTCCTAGGTATCTTTTGCAATTATCAGGTTACACCCTCTACTTTCGAGTAGTGGATCATGCTCTTTCCCCATCACCTATGATAAGTGCCAAATTGAGGTCAAATTGAGGTTATTTTGTGCATATTTGGTGTTTATTGTGCTTAGATATTGTGTTAATTGGTTTTAAATGGCATAAAGTTAGCACATAGACTTATGGTGAGTGTATATGGTGTTTTGTAGAACTTTAGGGCTGAATTGCAAACACTTAGACAAGATTTGAGGCTTAAATGGAAGATATTCAATAGTAGCACATTGCAAGAGACCTTGCATGACTATGCAAGCAAAAATGGAAACATTGGAAGAAAGTTGTACTGGCATTCGCATTAGTATATCTTCCTTGAATACCTATTAGCAAATGTTGTACTTTCTACCTAGGACTTTAATAGCACCTAAGCAAGGATGGGCTAATCCAAGTCTAACAATTCCTTTTATTGATTTCTCAATTGTTTACTTGCTTACTTGCTTTCTAGTGTGCTTAGTTTACTTGCTCTCTTGTGTTAGTTCACATGCTTCTATATAATGCTCTTCCGCATGCCTTGGTCTAGCTTCTTGTAGGGTTTTTGAAACTCTTGTGCTCAACCTCGCATCATTCACTCCTACGTGTCATCCGGTGAGAATGACATCCCGGAAAATCTTCATTACTCAaccttctttccatccacctcTCTTAATACGACTTGTCACCCATCCTCACTAAGGTATGATAATGGCTCTATTTGGCATTTATAGCTTATAAGCTAGCTTAAAGTTGAAAGCTTAGCTAATatctactagcttattttgaaatgctacttaTGGTAGCTTTTCAAATTAAGCTATTAATTTAAGCTCTCAAAGTTTTACCAAACTAtagtttatagcttatttgtagtttaaaataagctaaaAGCTTTAAAATAAGTTCTAGCAAACataatcaatatatttttattttattttttctagttTCATATGTGCgcaatctctttttttttttttcaactctatacgtttgtatatatgtatctatttctttcttccttttttgtCCTCCAAATTTTGTGTTACTGTAAGTGTGcgtatatatgtttgtgtatacatacactgatacacatacacatacacatacagtACAGAAACGGGAGAAACCCAGTTTGTGTGCAATAATGTATTATTTTGTTCTTCGTCAatattgttttgtttctttaatctctttttatttagaattacttttgaaataatataattacttttgttATATGTTTtgtggtttttatttatttatggttggTGAGTATGTATATAACTTGTAAATCGAAAGGTTGCTTTATGTGTCAAATTTTCCAATCATTAGACCACCTTGTCAACtgaattttactttttgttctAGTCCTTTTGTCTAggttttttaagaaaaatttatTTTGGGATGTGTTACCTTGAACTCTCTTTGCCTTGGTCACATATTCTCATAAAACTCTTGTGTTTAAGGTTTTAAATTGTTTGCTCAGAGAATGTCTGAAGCAGTTCTTATGAACAGTTAACTCTTACCATCCAAGTTAATGTTTCGAACCTTAACATTCATAACATTTTGGTTTCGAGTAGTTTTCTCTACTATGGTTTCGAGTAGTTTTCGTTACTATTCCACTTCTTATAATTCCCTTCTGCTCGAAAGGTAGGCACATCCATTATTCGGCGCCTTGTAACCTTATAGTCTTGAATTctttgattcttcaactcattgaCTCTTTGTCTCGAACTCTTTGGTCTTCAATTCTTCGAAGCTTTGTCATCTGACTATCCGAAACATAACTATTCGAATTACTGTTCGAACTACTAGAAACGAATGGTAGAGTTCCTAACTCTAAGAATTAAAAGAAGTTTGGGACTAAAATTATTTCCCAACTTTTTGTATCAACATAATCTAAATTACATTTGTTCATAACATTGATGgtaaatgttgaattttttcttGAATGCTTGAAGTTCCCCTCAGTCATTTTCTAAAGAACTTAATTGCTTTAAGAACTGCTTCTGAGCTTTGAAGGAGTCCTATTTTTTCTTAATAGGAATATGCTATGGCTACTGGACTTGAAAGGATTAGGCTAGTTTAACATAGATTTATTATTCTAATAAGGATCTTGAGATAGATTATCAATTCAAGATACATCTACTCCCATAGCTTTAATATATTCCTACATATGTTATACACTATTTGCTATTCTATCCTTATACTTGGTAACGCTTACCCTATACTCCTATAGTTAGAAAATTGAGCTCCACCAAATTTACTAATGTAGTGTTTTTAAGTTAttagctaatagctaatttttAAGCATCTTATTTATCAAACTCTTTGTACAAATGATAAATGTATTActtgttaattaaaataattaacaaagtaaaaatttatcaattatatGCAAATGAAACAGGTACAATTTGCTATTAGCtatcaattatttattaattgccCAACACTTCAGTGTCTaatagggcgtttggttggaaaggAAGGAATGAGTTGGAAAgcggaattgtaattcggtgggaaAAAATAAGGtagaataaagtatgaattcaaattacagtgtttggtatgcatgaataaaattaaggaaattgaaaggaaatactttgatccaatGACTTAAATGCCcttaattatgtaataataataataataataataataataataataataataataagacaaaTTATTATTGGAGGGTTGCCCCTCTTAAACACCGAATTGCAATTGATGGGGTTACCGAATTGATGGAGTTACCCCataaattgcaattcggtgaaattacaattccttccaaccaaacagcGTAATTTCGACATctacggaattgcaattcaactaCACTCAaattacatccaaccaaacgccccctaaatCTTTATATAGTAAAATTCTTATGAaactacttaaaaaaaaaaaaaacaaccttgTATCACCTTAAGACATATGTCAGCAAACAAATTTCCCTTGCAAAATCCAAAAGCTTAGAACAACTGCTTCTCGTTTAATAAGTTCGAATCGTGTATAACAAATagaacaaaaagaagaaagtaAAGTTATTCCCGGCCATAGTGTCCACATTCCTTTGTATAGTACGAGTCACACGAGACGGACACTGCAATAAAGTTTGTATCATCATGCCAAAAGTAATGTTAACAACAAATTGATTGAATTATATTAAATGAATTTACAATTATTATCACCAATAGTGGACTATCTAAATACATAATTACtgcattatttaatttcttctttctaTTGGATAAAACTTTGGTGCATCAACAAGGTAAGAATCCCAACCTCAAGGAGTGATTTCCTTCTATTTATATAAACTAGAGAAGCATATAAACAACGACAAAAATTGAAAGCTTAATCTTCACAGAGATGGAGTCTCTTCTTTGGTTCACACTCCTTTCACTAACCACTGCtttaatcttcttcttcttcttcttccctagGAAGTCCAAGTCCTACAAGCTCCCTCCTGGGCCACCTGGACTGCCTTTTTTCGGCAACTTGTTTGACCTCGTCGGAGCCGAGCCTCACAAAAAAATTGCGGGCATGAAACACAAGTACGGCCCGATTGTTTGGCTTAGGATGGGTTCGGTAAAAACCATGGTAATCCAGACAGCCGAGACTGCTGGCGAGCTGTTCAAGAACCATGATGTCTCCTTCGCGGGCCGCCAGATTGTGGAGACTAGCCTGGTGCACGATTATGCGAGTGGGTCAGTGGCGTTAGCCCAGTACGGGACATACTGGCGGGTGTTACGGCGGATCTGCACCGTTGAAATGTTCACGACCAAGAAGATCAATGAGACAGCCAGCATCAGGAGAAAGTGCGTGGACGATATGATTTCCTGGGTGGAGAAAGAGGCGAGAGAGAGCGAAAAAGGAAAAGGGGTTCACGTCGCACGTTTTGTTTTCTTGGCATCGTTTAATATGGTCGGGAACTTGGTCCTGTCGCGTGACTTGGTCGACCCTGAGTCTAAAACCGCAACGGACTTTTTTAATGCCATGATGGGAATAATACAGTGGTCAGGAAGCCCCAACGTTTCGGATATATTCCCGTGGTTCAAGTGGCTTGATGTTCAGGGATTGAAGAGGAAAATGGAGCGTGATATGGGAAAGGCCATAGAAATTGCCTCGGGTTTCTTGAGGGAACGAATAGAAGGAGAGCAGTTGGGTGGAGAGAAAAAGCAAGACTTCTTGAATGTGTTGTTGGAATTCAGGGGAAGTGGAAAGGATGAACCACCTATGCTATCTCAACACGAGATTCTCATATTTATCCTGGTAAttaattactatacatatatatatatatgtgtgtgtgttctaATTCCAGCTTACAATTAAGACTTATCTTTTGgattctttctttaatttgcagGAAATGTTTTTAGCAGGCTCAGAGACAAGTAGCAGCACCATTGAGTGGGCAATGACAGAACTTCTACGCAAACCAAAAACAATGGCTAAAGTGAAAGCAGAGATCTCAAAAGTTATAGGATCAACCAGAAAGCTTGAAGAAAGTGACATTGAAAATTTACCATATCTCCGAGCTGTGGTCAAAGAAACCTTCCGTTTACACCCTCCAGTTCCATTCTTGATTCCAAGAAATGGAGCTGAAGACATCAAATTCATGGGATATGACATACCCAAAGGCACTCAAGTTTACGTCAACGCTTGGGCAATCGGAAGAGATCCCCAGTGCTGGGAATACCCATCAGAGTTCAAACCTGAAAGATTTCTGGATTCCAAGATTGATTTCAAGGGTCAGCACTATGAGTTGATACCATTCGGTTCTGGGCGGAGGATTTGTGTTGGGCTTCCATTAGGGAACCGCATGGCACACTTTGTTCTGGGTTCACTGCTCCGGGAGTTTGACTGGGAATTGGACCATGCTATTGATCCCAAAAATATGGATATGCGTGACAAGATCGGCTCAGCCGTCAGAAAGCTACAACCACTGAAAGCAATACCAAGAAAAtgcacaaaattttaattgggCGTTATAAATAGTAAAGGGTCATAAGTTGATGAAACACCGAATTCTCAAATTGGGCAAATTACGATCCACACCGCTGTCCTGGAGCACGGTCCAAAACGATatcattttgatgttaaaaaaaaatttacttagcTTTGCATGGatgttaaaataatgaacattttgggataagataatgtattttaatttatgagttaGACTactgtactttatgtgttagaataacgtatttttttttgttaaaataatatagtttGTGTTAGAATAGTAAAATTTCAGggataagataatatatattatgatttagaataatgtataatgtactttatgcattaaaataatgaaatttgttGTATAagatgtattttataagttagaacaATTTACTTTATGTGTTTTCGTACCATGACCCACGCTGTGGAATGATTGCTCAAATTGATTTAGCTCTGAAGCTTATACAGTAGTAGTGGCGGTGGCTTCTTTATAATAGTAATTTGATTCTGAAAATctccaaatttttaaaatgttgtccAATAGAAGTTTGATAGACTCATCCCAAGTTGGTGACCAATACTTCGTTCCACTAGGTGAAATATTCATAATACACTCATCAAGAGCACCCGATCGAGCTCTATGtgttgaaaaaacaaaaaccatgACAATAAGAACTACATTAATTATAtgtgtacataaaatacatattatttgagtacttatcaaataatattcattcaaTTTAATACacatataatgtacttttagtatattaaaaatgcatcttgtatttggaaaaaaaaaacacattatttgagtaccgaaagtacattattttgtataaagtatattcagtatacaaataatgtaattttaatatatttaaaatgtacttttttatgATTCACACAGCACTTGGCGGACATGACCCTAATTTGCCATGTCAAAAAAAGAGGCCCTAATTCTAAGCTTGAACCCTAAACATGAGAGTGCAAGGCATGTATctcaaggtaaatttgttttaatttacgctcctcttcttttttcctttttttttttcttgtctaTCTCAGTATTTCCTCTCATGTTCAatcattcttttgttttttttttaatcaatatttatttaacttATTTTGATACGAAGATTACCTAATTTGGAAGCAGTCAACACATGCAACTCAATTAGTATTCAAGTAGTAAATTGAGGATGAGGACTCAAGATCAGATCATGTCCTGACAGTTGCAGTATTAAATTACTCTTAAAACTTAATGTGGTAGACTCATTATTCTAGGCCTTAAATATTGATCCTAAATCACAATAATTTAACCCTCTAAAATTATATCATGTCAGAATAGGTACCAGAGTTCTACCTAAGAACTTAAGAATTGAGTTACATGCAATTCTCTTGAATTGAGGTGTAAGAGCTTTAGGGTGAGAGACTTTGcttctttttattgttttaatttatttttatttttgagggTGAGCAAGTTTGCAGGGAGACCGTATGTCGTGACTAGATTTCTCCAAGCAAATCTTTCAGAACCACAGCATGCAATGTTATCTGCAGCAACTTGATGGCGTCATTATCAACATTAACAtcatttactaaaaaaaaattaaacacaatTTTTGTCCTTTTCACTCCACTTAGTTTACATTGTGGCCGGACACGTCTAACATGTATAAAATTGTCAATCTTGCATTGTGttgataatataaattattgaaaaagattttttaaaaaagaaaaagatttttaagaaattaattgatcttcctaattttttttttttttttttgtataagcAAACATGAAATTTGGGTACAGtgaattatttttctaatttctgATACGTCCAATTGAAACATGTGTGCTCGATCTGCTAATAGTTGGATTAGCACATTTATGTGTTTGTCTTATATGTTCAACATTCACTTCACGTGTTAGTCTCTTTTTTTATTAGGTGACGCAGATcgagattcgaacccatgatctTTGACATGAGGTTggctctgatatcaaattgaagcatgtgcgcttcatctcaactaaaaatctaagctGATGGTTGGATtacatatttatgtttttatattatatgctcaacacgtcCAATATACTACATTAATATTTCACCGTTTGCGTAAAAGATTTGTaaattatgataaaaaaaaaaaattaaaagctaaTAGCTTGTTTTGAAATGCTTTTTGAGatagcattttaaaataaactgatACTTAAACTTCTAATGTTTacgaaatatatattatatcttatttatagtttaaaataagttataagttttaCTAAACAGAGTCATTAATTAGAGACGACAAATATAAAcctacaatttttatttttatcttaatttttttatcctACAAAGTAATATCCtttcaatttaattacataGCATATTACATGCATGAAATAATTTTATCCTTAAATAAGTACTTTGTGggatatgtaatatttttttaactaaaatatgatacttttatctaattaaaaaaagttatttttattaaaaaatattttacattttatttgatACAGTATTATACAAGATTTGTTATTTTATCCTTTGGCATTATCAGATAACGATCTCTTGGCTGGTGTCAGATAAAGGTGTAGTCACTATCTAGTTGAAATTTGGCACAAGAGGCGGCTTTGATAAGTGTTGGGGGCAGAAAGAGATTAAGAGATTCATGATTGAGGAAGGCACATCCAATTCCAGTATTCATCTTAATATTTCATGATGATTTGGTGTCTTATAGCAAAATACATAATGTtaggtactatatatatatacttgggtTTACGACAATAATGCCAAGtatattatctttaaaaaaaaagcttcAGGTTTGAGTTACATCTTAATTAAAGTTGACATTCGGTTGAACAAATACTACTAATAAGTAATTTAGAGTATAtcttaaagaaaataaagtattaataaaGCTAAGAGTGAAGGAAAAAATTAGATTTTATCCCTTCACATTGGGTTGTGTGGTCTAACCTTAATTGAGATCGGATTCGAACCCCTTCACATAAGCCGTGTGATCTAGCACTAAGGCCTTCcccatttattaattttgacacAAGTTTTTAGGCACAAAAACTAACTCACAAGGTTTTTCACAAATGGGAGATTGagttttttttgagttcttttCCCTgcaaatatggtgtttttgcaGGAAAAAATGTGGGCC
Coding sequences within it:
- the LOC116031883 gene encoding cytochrome P450 76A2-like, whose translation is MESLLWFTLLSLTTALIFFFFFFPRKSKSYKLPPGPPGLPFFGNLFDLVGAEPHKKIAGMKHKYGPIVWLRMGSVKTMVIQTAETAGELFKNHDVSFAGRQIVETSLVHDYASGSVALAQYGTYWRVLRRICTVEMFTTKKINETASIRRKCVDDMISWVEKEARESEKGKGVHVARFVFLASFNMVGNLVLSRDLVDPESKTATDFFNAMMGIIQWSGSPNVSDIFPWFKWLDVQGLKRKMERDMGKAIEIASGFLRERIEGEQLGGEKKQDFLNVLLEFRGSGKDEPPMLSQHEILIFILEMFLAGSETSSSTIEWAMTELLRKPKTMAKVKAEISKVIGSTRKLEESDIENLPYLRAVVKETFRLHPPVPFLIPRNGAEDIKFMGYDIPKGTQVYVNAWAIGRDPQCWEYPSEFKPERFLDSKIDFKGQHYELIPFGSGRRICVGLPLGNRMAHFVLGSLLREFDWELDHAIDPKNMDMRDKIGSAVRKLQPLKAIPRKCTKF